A single genomic interval of Chitinophaga sp. 180180018-3 harbors:
- a CDS encoding conjugal transfer protein TraD, whose translation MELLILICLLIVIVLLAKDKITIKKVERNNRQQPPVNPDLPEIMGQPKPPVRQAVPSNATQRHLAKPKVTADNFETETSEKGFAREIPQEELDEVFGDGPNLEEEEEEWNGYGYPNGDDGFATGVTFDELSTVGALLQQEVLEPALQQKAVDIVQRIQGTELFSLLENSMEGASRKIAVLLDRSLPTGMDSGSSDLRKNDLSDFDIGEFV comes from the coding sequence ATGGAACTGCTGATTTTAATATGCCTGCTCATCGTCATTGTTCTGCTGGCGAAGGACAAAATTACCATTAAAAAAGTGGAGCGGAACAATCGGCAACAGCCTCCTGTAAATCCTGATTTACCGGAAATAATGGGCCAGCCAAAGCCGCCTGTACGACAAGCAGTGCCAAGTAATGCCACCCAACGCCATTTAGCTAAACCGAAGGTTACGGCTGATAATTTTGAAACAGAAACCAGTGAAAAGGGTTTCGCAAGGGAAATTCCGCAGGAAGAGCTGGATGAAGTTTTTGGGGACGGCCCCAACCTTGAAGAAGAGGAAGAAGAATGGAATGGATATGGTTATCCGAACGGCGATGACGGTTTTGCCACAGGGGTTACCTTCGACGAACTGAGTACCGTGGGGGCCTTGTTACAGCAAGAAGTGCTGGAACCGGCCTTGCAGCAAAAAGCGGTGGATATAGTTCAAAGGATACAGGGAACCGAACTATTCAGCCTTTTGGAAAACTCAATGGAAGGCGCTTCCCGAAAGATTGCAGTATTATTGGACAGGAGCCTGCCGACAGGAATGGATTCCGGTTCTTCCGATTTGCGGAAAAATGATCTGAGTGACTTTGACATTGGGGAGTTTGTCTGA
- a CDS encoding DUF3408 domain-containing protein — protein MKKTNQKQRNTLRIAEYQSAFLTPTGFLAKDGKTVYVSPEFHEKLSHIAFILGAGKITIADYLHSVLKHHFQDFGQEIKTIYNDKNKPIF, from the coding sequence ATGAAAAAGACAAATCAAAAACAAAGGAACACGTTACGCATTGCCGAATATCAATCGGCATTCTTAACACCTACCGGTTTTTTGGCAAAGGACGGGAAAACGGTATATGTCAGCCCGGAGTTCCACGAAAAACTGTCCCACATTGCATTTATACTTGGTGCGGGAAAAATTACCATTGCTGATTATCTGCATAGTGTTCTGAAGCACCACTTCCAGGATTTTGGCCAGGAAATAAAAACCATTTATAACGACAAGAACAAACCTATATTTTAG
- a CDS encoding DUF3408 domain-containing protein, with protein sequence MKKNIKNAKTIQAGNGSVKKESYGTQFLKQHAMACRGEKSIYIRPEYHERIVRIVHVIGDDKIPLYAYLDNILKHHFEQFEQAITKDFNEKFKPIF encoded by the coding sequence ATGAAAAAGAATATTAAAAACGCAAAGACCATACAGGCAGGTAATGGCTCCGTTAAAAAAGAAAGCTACGGAACCCAGTTCCTGAAACAGCACGCAATGGCGTGCCGGGGTGAAAAATCGATCTACATACGCCCCGAATACCATGAGCGTATCGTTAGGATTGTTCACGTCATTGGAGATGATAAAATCCCGTTGTACGCTTATCTGGACAATATACTTAAACATCATTTCGAGCAGTTCGAGCAGGCAATTACCAAGGATTTTAATGAAAAGTTTAAACCCATTTTTTAA
- a CDS encoding DUF3408 domain-containing protein produces MDTDNIKKGFEKPNVDEDYLMNIMSGAEPAPVTKTDKDQAEHKEPKAREKTKSASSKKIDYEDVFLTNRYPSGRNGKVVYIRPEFHERLLRIVQLAREDKTTLYSYIDNILEYHFREFGNEITDYFNDRYKPIL; encoded by the coding sequence ATGGATACAGATAACATAAAGAAAGGATTTGAGAAGCCCAACGTGGATGAGGATTACCTGATGAACATTATGAGCGGCGCTGAACCTGCTCCGGTAACAAAGACGGATAAGGATCAGGCGGAGCATAAAGAGCCTAAAGCCCGTGAAAAAACAAAGTCTGCTTCATCAAAGAAAATTGACTACGAAGATGTTTTCTTGACCAATCGTTACCCTTCCGGAAGAAATGGGAAAGTGGTATATATCAGACCGGAGTTTCACGAGCGGCTGCTGCGGATCGTTCAACTGGCAAGGGAGGATAAAACGACACTCTATTCCTACATAGACAATATTCTCGAATATCATTTCAGGGAATTTGGCAACGAGATAACGGATTATTTCAATGACAGGTATAAACCCATTTTATAG
- a CDS encoding ParA family protein: METVKKTLKISFSTQKGGVGKSTITTLLASLLHYRLGFNIVVLDCDFPQHSLSKMRERDLKTVMQNDYHKKAAMKQFQAINKKAYPIIRCRADEALDKALEYVQQSTAHPDMIFFDLPGTANTKGVLTTLKAMDFIFSPLTADRFVVESTLGFAKAFLQLPEIENANKEQVFWLFWNQVDGREKTMLYDAYQQVIGQLGLSIMDTRIMDSKRFRKETDDTGNYIFRSSLLAAEPGLLKMTKMDLFVQEFLKIVHS, from the coding sequence ATGGAAACAGTAAAAAAAACTTTAAAAATCAGCTTCTCCACACAAAAAGGCGGCGTGGGAAAATCAACCATAACAACCCTGCTTGCCAGCTTGCTCCATTACCGGCTCGGATTTAATATAGTGGTACTGGACTGCGATTTTCCCCAGCACAGCCTAAGCAAAATGAGGGAAAGGGATCTGAAGACCGTTATGCAGAACGACTATCACAAAAAAGCTGCAATGAAACAATTCCAGGCTATCAATAAGAAAGCCTATCCCATTATCCGTTGCAGGGCAGATGAAGCGCTGGACAAAGCGTTGGAGTATGTGCAGCAATCGACGGCACACCCCGATATGATTTTTTTTGACTTGCCGGGAACGGCAAACACAAAGGGCGTGCTGACAACGCTGAAAGCAATGGACTTTATTTTTTCGCCGCTCACTGCGGACCGGTTTGTAGTGGAAAGTACGCTCGGATTTGCAAAAGCATTTCTCCAGCTTCCTGAAATTGAAAACGCCAATAAAGAGCAGGTATTCTGGTTGTTCTGGAACCAGGTGGACGGCAGGGAGAAGACGATGCTTTACGATGCTTACCAACAGGTGATCGGACAGCTTGGCCTTTCCATTATGGATACAAGAATTATGGACAGCAAGCGCTTCCGCAAGGAAACGGACGATACGGGCAACTACATCTTCCGTTCAAGCCTGCTTGCGGCAGAACCGGGCCTGCTGAAAATGACTAAAATGGATCTCTTTGTACAAGAGTTCTTAAAAATTGTTCATTCTTAA
- the mobA gene encoding conjugal transfer protein MobA, with protein sequence MNEQQKKKQYKGGRNPKANPSIHRYVFRLTDEENAKFLSLFEASGADNKAQFVTSLLFDKPVKSVKVDMAAMDYYTRLTALFGQFRAVGINYNQVVKILYRNFSEKKAAAYLFKLEKQTAELAKLCRDIMELTKEFEVKHLNKSGEK encoded by the coding sequence ATGAATGAACAGCAGAAAAAGAAACAATACAAAGGTGGTCGTAATCCTAAAGCAAACCCAAGCATCCACCGTTATGTATTTCGTTTGACGGACGAAGAAAATGCAAAATTCCTATCGCTCTTTGAAGCCTCTGGAGCAGATAACAAGGCGCAATTTGTTACTTCTTTACTGTTTGATAAACCGGTAAAGAGTGTGAAAGTAGATATGGCCGCAATGGATTATTATACCAGACTAACCGCGTTGTTCGGCCAGTTCAGGGCAGTTGGGATTAATTATAACCAGGTCGTGAAGATCCTTTACCGCAATTTTTCGGAGAAGAAGGCCGCCGCTTATCTCTTTAAACTGGAAAAACAAACGGCAGAACTCGCAAAATTATGCCGGGATATTATGGAGCTAACAAAGGAGTTTGAAGTCAAACACCTGAACAAAAGCGGGGAGAAATGA
- the mobB gene encoding conjugal transfer protein MobB, translating to MIAKIGHGVNMTGALSYNQLKVDKENGKVLATQRIMETPDGSYSVAQLYRSFEPYLIANKKTEKPVLHISLNPDPGDKVTDENFRQIAKDYMERMGYGEQPYVVFKHTDIERTHIHIVSTCVDRYGKKIPDTFEKLRSMDACRALEQKYNLIPATEKQRTGNDQLFRPVDYNAGDIKSQIASVVRHLPKYYQYQTLGAYNALLSMFNITAEEVKGELHGQSRHGIVYFALNEHGEKASNPFKSSLFGKDAGWDTLQQHFIEAKKKMKTDPAKAILKNTIEAAMHLTGTEADFKKQLMEQGINTVVRRTGEGRIYGMTFIDHESRTVWNGSQLDTDLSANVFNDWWKEQFAEHRQDADDARINTPLPTTGKNVGEASDETHELFDFLNEEQPAYLNEDLGLIDGLGGLLPEAQGEDYEEQDFANRMRKKKKSKRQGKQ from the coding sequence ATGATAGCGAAAATTGGTCATGGTGTAAATATGACAGGTGCACTTTCTTACAATCAGCTTAAAGTAGACAAGGAAAACGGGAAGGTTTTAGCAACACAAAGGATTATGGAAACACCGGATGGCAGCTATTCGGTAGCTCAGTTATACCGTTCTTTTGAACCTTACCTCATCGCAAATAAAAAAACCGAAAAGCCCGTATTGCATATATCGCTCAATCCCGATCCCGGTGATAAAGTAACGGATGAAAATTTCAGGCAGATTGCCAAAGACTACATGGAGCGAATGGGCTACGGAGAACAGCCCTATGTCGTTTTTAAGCACACCGACATTGAACGCACGCATATCCATATTGTGTCTACCTGTGTTGACCGGTACGGCAAGAAGATACCCGACACATTTGAGAAGCTGCGCTCGATGGATGCTTGCAGGGCGTTGGAGCAAAAGTATAACCTCATACCTGCAACAGAGAAACAGCGCACCGGCAATGATCAGCTATTCCGCCCGGTTGATTATAATGCCGGGGACATTAAGAGCCAGATCGCATCCGTAGTGCGGCACCTGCCAAAGTATTACCAGTACCAAACGCTTGGAGCCTACAATGCCCTGCTTTCGATGTTCAATATTACCGCTGAAGAAGTAAAGGGAGAACTACATGGACAGTCCAGGCACGGCATCGTGTATTTTGCGCTGAACGAACACGGAGAAAAAGCCAGTAACCCTTTTAAGTCATCCCTTTTTGGTAAAGATGCCGGATGGGACACGTTGCAACAGCATTTTATCGAGGCCAAGAAAAAAATGAAGACTGATCCAGCAAAAGCCATCCTCAAAAATACCATTGAAGCGGCAATGCACCTTACCGGCACCGAGGCCGATTTTAAAAAGCAACTGATGGAGCAAGGCATTAACACCGTTGTACGACGCACCGGGGAGGGGCGCATTTATGGCATGACGTTCATAGACCATGAAAGCCGTACGGTTTGGAATGGATCACAACTGGATACAGATCTTTCAGCCAATGTTTTTAACGATTGGTGGAAAGAGCAGTTTGCAGAACATCGTCAGGACGCCGACGATGCAAGGATCAACACGCCATTGCCAACCACTGGTAAAAATGTCGGGGAAGCGTCAGACGAAACCCATGAGCTTTTTGATTTTCTGAACGAAGAACAGCCTGCCTACCTCAATGAAGACTTAGGACTTATAGATGGGTTAGGTGGGTTATTGCCTGAAGCCCAGGGAGAAGATTACGAGGAACAGGATTTTGCTAACCGGATGAGGAAAAAGAAGAAAAGCAAAAGACAGGGCAAACAGTAA
- a CDS encoding helix-turn-helix domain-containing protein, producing the protein MAKKINQEELAAKTKALQDTIYVIGGKWKLPIIHSICNGNKRFRDIERSIPGITTRMLSRNLKELEDNKLITRTVRTDAPVTVEYVFTEYSKEYGNLITQMIEWGKKHHKMIVEK; encoded by the coding sequence ATGGCAAAAAAGATTAATCAAGAGGAGCTGGCCGCAAAGACAAAGGCTTTGCAGGACACTATTTATGTCATCGGGGGCAAATGGAAACTTCCCATTATTCATTCAATATGTAATGGAAATAAACGTTTCAGGGATATTGAGCGCAGCATTCCGGGAATTACTACCAGAATGCTATCCCGCAATCTGAAAGAGTTGGAAGACAATAAACTAATTACCCGAACAGTGCGCACAGATGCACCGGTTACCGTTGAATACGTGTTCACAGAATATTCCAAAGAATACGGAAACCTAATTACTCAAATGATTGAATGGGGTAAAAAGCATCATAAAATGATAGTAGAAAAGTAA
- a CDS encoding alcohol dehydrogenase catalytic domain-containing protein, producing MKAIILKTSGGVENFALANIPTPEIKSNEVLIKVKAIGINPADARVRNEMKKAYFENATIILGWDASGEIVEIGSDVGF from the coding sequence ATGAAAGCAATAATCTTAAAAACATCGGGAGGGGTAGAAAACTTTGCCCTGGCAAACATCCCGACACCTGAAATAAAATCAAACGAAGTATTGATCAAGGTAAAGGCTATCGGTATTAATCCGGCGGATGCCCGTGTGAGAAATGAAATGAAGAAGGCTTATTTTGAGAATGCCACCATTATCTTAGGGTGGGACGCTTCCGGTGAAATCGTAGAGATCGGTAGTGATGTTGGATTTTAA
- a CDS encoding NADP-dependent oxidoreductase: protein MLDFKVGDEVFGLIGLPGVGRTYAEYVAAPASQIAVKPKNISHEQAAVSTMAALTALQAIRKLGIKQGDRVLITAAGGGVGHFGVQFAKLYGAYVIALASTDKRDFVIGLGADEFIDYKKQRFEDVVKDVDYVLDAVKQDDHILRSLEVLKKGGTLVSLWSELPKEQMEKAKELGVHAVYNVVQASGDDMKFVAGLLEEEKIIPHVSKTFVFEDMAQAHLEIEKGHTQGKIVVQIK, encoded by the coding sequence ATGTTGGATTTTAAAGTCGGAGATGAAGTATTTGGGCTTATCGGCTTGCCAGGTGTGGGCAGAACCTATGCAGAGTACGTCGCTGCTCCTGCATCACAGATTGCTGTTAAACCCAAAAATATCTCACACGAACAGGCGGCGGTTTCCACAATGGCTGCACTCACCGCGCTGCAAGCCATCCGCAAATTAGGCATCAAACAGGGTGACCGTGTTCTCATAACTGCCGCAGGTGGTGGTGTGGGGCATTTTGGTGTCCAGTTTGCAAAATTATACGGCGCGTATGTTATCGCCCTTGCTTCTACCGACAAAAGAGATTTCGTCATAGGTTTAGGGGCCGATGAGTTTATTGATTACAAAAAACAACGTTTTGAAGATGTTGTAAAGGATGTTGATTATGTGCTGGATGCAGTGAAACAGGACGACCATATACTTCGCAGTCTTGAAGTATTGAAAAAGGGTGGTACACTGGTCAGTCTCTGGTCAGAGCTTCCTAAGGAACAGATGGAAAAAGCAAAAGAGCTTGGCGTACATGCCGTTTATAATGTGGTGCAGGCCAGTGGCGATGATATGAAGTTTGTAGCAGGGCTTCTGGAGGAAGAAAAAATTATACCGCACGTTTCCAAAACTTTTGTCTTTGAGGATATGGCCCAAGCCCACCTGGAAATAGAAAAGGGACATACACAGGGAAAAATTGTTGTTCAAATCAAATAG
- a CDS encoding MsnO8 family LLM class oxidoreductase has protein sequence MKLSILDISYVPYGGNRRTALQNTIETAQVAEDLGYERIWFAEHHNIGHIAGRTPEVMTAAAAANTKRIHVGSGAVLLNHYSPYKVAEVFATLCELYPGRIDLGIGRATTGQYSDFALQSNRTSLQKADNSMEQLVELLAWLTNDFPSNHPFSQVKLNNDGSLPNVYLLGTSDWSAEAAARLGLAYVFAAFITSDQQRTFDITRHYIENFQPSNKPYGRKAPGLTLTVYVYAHENDELALELAAPSLYSMQLLNAGRREAVNQSFIPEKEALELLNGSYTLERLTNPNKPPRHFIGKAETVARELKQMQAAFGLEEIMIQLISGNHLGRLKSFELLSQAIEKEKMS, from the coding sequence ATGAAACTTTCAATATTGGACATATCGTATGTACCCTATGGCGGCAACCGTAGGACAGCATTGCAAAACACCATCGAGACCGCACAAGTTGCAGAAGATTTGGGATATGAACGTATATGGTTTGCGGAGCATCATAACATCGGTCACATAGCCGGACGCACGCCGGAGGTCATGACTGCTGCGGCAGCAGCCAATACAAAGCGTATTCACGTAGGTTCGGGAGCCGTTTTATTGAACCATTACAGCCCCTATAAAGTGGCGGAGGTCTTTGCTACTTTATGCGAGCTTTATCCTGGACGAATTGATTTAGGAATCGGCCGTGCTACCACGGGACAGTATTCCGACTTTGCTTTGCAGAGCAACCGTACATCATTGCAAAAAGCGGATAACTCAATGGAACAGTTGGTGGAGTTACTGGCCTGGCTCACGAATGATTTCCCTTCCAACCACCCATTCAGCCAGGTAAAACTAAACAATGATGGTAGTTTACCGAATGTCTACCTGCTGGGCACAAGCGATTGGAGCGCTGAGGCGGCAGCCCGTTTGGGTTTGGCCTATGTCTTTGCCGCATTTATAACATCAGACCAGCAAAGAACTTTTGACATTACCCGCCATTACATTGAAAATTTCCAGCCGTCGAATAAGCCCTATGGAAGAAAAGCACCGGGTTTGACGCTGACAGTATATGTGTATGCCCACGAAAATGACGAATTAGCATTGGAACTTGCCGCGCCCTCATTGTATTCTATGCAATTGCTTAACGCGGGAAGAAGGGAAGCCGTCAACCAATCCTTTATTCCTGAAAAGGAAGCATTGGAATTGCTTAATGGCTCTTATACGTTGGAACGCCTTACTAATCCCAACAAACCCCCAAGGCACTTCATCGGCAAAGCTGAAACCGTTGCCAGAGAATTAAAACAAATGCAGGCAGCATTCGGCTTGGAAGAAATAATGATACAGCTTATTTCAGGCAACCATCTGGGCAGGTTAAAGTCATTTGAATTATTATCACAGGCAATAGAAAAGGAAAAAATGTCTTAA
- a CDS encoding SDR family oxidoreductase — MNNQKTIFITGASTGLGKATAKLFQQKGWNVIATMRNPEKETELSQLENVSLLQLDIADPEQIKTVAQQAIELHDIDVVFNNAGYGLSGALEALSDEQIVRQIDTNLLGTIRVTQAFIPYFRNRNNGLFLNTTAIGAFVAFPFVSTYHATKWALEGWSESLSYELGLFNIGVKTIVPGGIRSDFGRSMEIVPHPVYDEAAKKVHALAHPDAYATPEQIAEVVYEAATDKKDQLRYFAGEDAFSLYNRRLEIGTEAFRKEIRKMIFGK, encoded by the coding sequence ATGAATAATCAGAAAACTATCTTCATCACAGGTGCGTCAACAGGTTTAGGGAAAGCCACGGCCAAACTGTTCCAGCAAAAAGGCTGGAATGTCATTGCCACCATGCGCAACCCTGAAAAGGAAACTGAACTTTCGCAGTTGGAAAACGTAAGCCTCTTGCAGCTCGATATTGCAGATCCCGAACAGATCAAAACAGTTGCCCAACAGGCAATTGAACTGCATGATATTGATGTGGTGTTTAATAATGCAGGTTACGGGTTGTCCGGCGCTCTGGAAGCGCTTTCGGATGAACAAATCGTACGCCAGATCGATACGAATCTTTTAGGTACTATTCGTGTTACCCAAGCCTTTATTCCCTATTTCAGAAACAGGAATAACGGCCTTTTCCTGAATACGACTGCAATCGGCGCTTTCGTTGCATTTCCGTTCGTTTCCACGTATCATGCCACCAAATGGGCATTGGAAGGATGGAGCGAAAGCCTCTCGTATGAGCTGGGACTGTTCAACATCGGTGTAAAAACGATTGTTCCAGGTGGTATCAGGTCAGATTTTGGCAGGTCTATGGAGATAGTTCCGCACCCTGTTTATGATGAAGCAGCAAAGAAAGTTCATGCATTGGCACACCCGGATGCATACGCTACACCGGAACAGATTGCGGAGGTGGTTTATGAGGCAGCAACCGACAAGAAAGATCAGTTGCGCTATTTTGCAGGGGAAGATGCCTTTTCACTCTACAACAGACGATTGGAAATTGGCACGGAAGCGTTCAGGAAAGAAATCAGGAAAATGATTTTTGGCAAGTAG
- the mobC gene encoding conjugal transfer protein MobC: MMQGEDDLRGLAKIMAFMRAVSIIIVLMHFYWFCYGFFAGRGWTLEIIGKILTNFNRTAGLFSNTLYTKIFALVLLALSCLGTKGVKNEKITWTKINTVLVIGFILFFLNIPLLKLPAETAATLYILTTSLGYIALMVAGLWISRLLRNNLMDDVFNNENESFQQETQLMENEYSVNLPTKFYYKGKWNNGWINVVNPFRASIVLGTPGSGKSYAIVNNYIKQHIEKGFSMYIYDFKFDDLSTIAYNHLLKHTNKYKVKPKFYVINFDDPRRSHRCNPINPEFMTDISDAYESAYTIMLNLNRSWIQKQGDFFVDSPIILLAAIIWFLRIYENGKYCTFPHAIELLNKKYADVFTILTSYPDLENYLSPFMDAWQGGAQDQLQGQIASAKIPLSRMISPQLYWVMTGDDFSLDINNPKEPKILCVGNNPDRQNIYSAALGLYNSRIVKLINKKGQLKSSVIIDELPTIYFRGLDNLIATARSNKVAVCLGFQDYSQLTRDYGDKESKVIQNTVGNIFSGQVVGETAKNLSERFGKVLQKRQSMTINRNDKSTSISTQMDSLIPASKISTLTQGMFVGAVSDNFDERIEQKIFHAEIVVNNEKVTAETKAYKKIPQILSFTDENGADNMKQEIEANYRQVKADIVQVIESELDRIKNDPDLQHLVQQ; this comes from the coding sequence ATTATGCAGGGAGAAGACGATCTGAGAGGATTAGCCAAAATCATGGCTTTTATGAGAGCGGTAAGCATCATCATTGTGTTGATGCACTTTTATTGGTTCTGTTACGGGTTCTTTGCCGGGCGTGGCTGGACACTGGAAATCATCGGTAAGATACTGACCAATTTCAACCGCACCGCAGGGCTTTTTTCAAATACGCTTTACACCAAAATTTTTGCACTGGTGTTACTGGCGCTGAGCTGTCTGGGTACTAAAGGCGTAAAAAATGAAAAGATTACCTGGACAAAAATCAATACCGTATTGGTCATTGGTTTTATCCTATTCTTTCTAAACATCCCCCTTTTAAAGTTACCCGCAGAGACTGCCGCTACGCTTTACATACTGACCACCTCATTAGGCTATATCGCTCTAATGGTTGCGGGCCTTTGGATAAGCCGCTTACTGCGCAATAACCTGATGGATGATGTTTTCAACAACGAGAACGAGAGCTTCCAGCAGGAAACCCAGTTGATGGAGAATGAATATTCGGTGAACCTCCCTACAAAGTTTTATTACAAAGGCAAATGGAACAACGGCTGGATCAATGTAGTCAATCCTTTTCGTGCCTCAATCGTATTGGGAACTCCGGGTTCCGGTAAAAGCTATGCTATCGTAAACAACTACATCAAGCAACATATTGAAAAGGGCTTCAGTATGTATATCTACGATTTCAAGTTCGATGACCTTTCCACCATTGCCTACAATCACCTGCTGAAACATACCAACAAGTATAAAGTAAAGCCCAAATTTTACGTCATCAACTTTGACGACCCGCGAAGGAGCCACCGTTGTAATCCTATCAATCCTGAGTTTATGACGGATATATCCGATGCTTACGAATCCGCCTATACCATCATGCTCAATCTTAACAGGTCGTGGATTCAGAAGCAAGGCGATTTTTTTGTGGATAGCCCAATTATCTTATTAGCTGCCATTATTTGGTTTTTGAGAATTTATGAAAACGGCAAATACTGCACGTTCCCACACGCAATAGAATTGCTGAATAAAAAGTATGCGGATGTTTTCACGATTTTAACTTCTTACCCGGACCTGGAAAATTATTTGTCTCCTTTTATGGATGCCTGGCAGGGAGGGGCGCAGGATCAGTTACAGGGGCAGATAGCATCGGCCAAGATACCCTTATCGCGTATGATCTCGCCGCAGCTTTATTGGGTGATGACCGGCGATGATTTTTCACTGGACATCAACAATCCCAAAGAGCCGAAAATATTGTGTGTAGGTAATAATCCTGATCGTCAGAATATTTATTCTGCGGCATTAGGATTATACAATTCGCGCATCGTAAAACTCATCAACAAAAAGGGGCAGTTAAAGAGTTCCGTTATCATAGATGAGCTGCCCACGATCTACTTCAGGGGACTTGATAACCTGATCGCAACTGCCAGATCAAACAAGGTGGCAGTATGTTTAGGGTTCCAGGATTATTCGCAGTTAACCCGCGATTATGGCGATAAAGAAAGCAAGGTAATACAGAATACTGTTGGTAATATTTTCAGCGGACAGGTAGTGGGTGAAACTGCCAAAAACTTATCAGAACGCTTCGGTAAAGTATTGCAGAAGCGCCAGAGCATGACCATCAATCGCAATGATAAGTCCACTTCCATATCTACACAAATGGATAGCCTGATACCGGCTTCCAAAATTTCTACCTTAACACAGGGTATGTTCGTAGGGGCCGTGTCCGACAATTTTGATGAACGCATTGAGCAAAAGATCTTTCATGCAGAAATTGTAGTGAATAACGAAAAGGTTACGGCAGAAACCAAAGCATACAAAAAGATACCGCAGATATTATCCTTTACCGATGAGAACGGAGCGGATAATATGAAGCAGGAAATCGAAGCTAATTACCGGCAGGTAAAAGCAGATATTGTGCAGGTGATCGAAAGTGAGCTGGACCGTATAAAGAACGATCCTGATTTGCAGCACCTGGTGCAACAATAA
- a CDS encoding AraC family transcriptional regulator encodes MKSLQLFTDKEITVKELASNNSGLHKHHFFELIYVLDGTGIHNINNNRFEFSKGDVFLLTPEDAHTFEISTPTKFCIVDFTKGFFVKNRRVGETKANISELYKQLEFIFHNHHNVQGSIVSDPDKPIFKALINQLIKEKGKKQFFDEIIIQDIIFLLLHFIARNIQQNISLFSKRENPKSRVHEITAYIQQHIYDSELLKISSIATHFGKSTDHLNRYFKAETESTIKDYIIRYKLNLVTTRLKFSDLTISEIAGELNFTDESHLNKMFKSAFGKTAKQYKNDHKH; translated from the coding sequence ATGAAATCGTTGCAGCTATTTACAGATAAGGAAATCACCGTGAAGGAATTGGCATCTAATAATTCCGGCTTGCATAAACATCATTTTTTTGAACTCATATATGTTTTGGATGGCACCGGAATACATAATATTAATAACAACCGATTTGAATTTTCAAAGGGTGATGTTTTCCTGCTTACGCCGGAAGATGCGCACACCTTTGAAATAAGCACACCCACCAAATTCTGTATAGTAGATTTTACCAAAGGCTTTTTTGTGAAGAACCGCAGGGTTGGTGAAACGAAAGCCAATATCAGCGAATTGTATAAACAACTGGAATTTATCTTTCATAATCATCATAACGTTCAGGGCAGCATTGTATCCGATCCTGACAAACCGATATTCAAAGCACTGATCAACCAGTTGATCAAGGAGAAGGGCAAAAAACAATTCTTTGATGAGATCATTATCCAGGATATCATTTTTCTGCTGCTTCATTTCATTGCAAGAAATATACAGCAGAACATTTCACTATTTTCGAAAAGGGAAAACCCCAAAAGCAGGGTACATGAAATTACGGCATATATACAGCAGCACATTTACGATAGTGAATTACTAAAAATCAGCAGTATAGCCACTCATTTTGGCAAATCGACCGACCATCTAAACAGATATTTTAAGGCTGAGACGGAAAGCACGATTAAAGACTATATTATTCGCTACAAACTCAATTTAGTTACAACAAGGCTTAAATTCAGCGACTTGACCATATCGGAGATAGCAGGTGAATTGAATTTTACGGATGAGAGCCATCTAAACAAAATGTTTAAAAGCGCATTTGGTAAAACTGCCAAACAATATAAGAATGACCACAAACATTAA